CCTGCTGCGCCCGAGCACGGGCCGCCTGGAGATCCGCACCACGCCGCAGTCCGATGTGCGGCTCCGCCGCGTGGCCCGCCCGGCCGCCATGATCTTCCAGGACTACGGCATCTACGACTGGAAGACGGTCCGCGCCAACGTCCGTTTCGGCCTCGACATCCAACGCGTCCCCCGCCCGGAGGCGAACGCCCGCGCCGACTCCTGGCTGGCCCGCATGGGTCTGGCCGAGTTCGCCGACGCCTACCCGGCCACGCTGTCGGGCGGCATGCGTCAGCGTGTGGCGATCGCCAGGGCGCTGGCCGTGGAACCCGAACTCCTCCTGATGGACGAGCCGTTCGCCGCGCTGGACGCCCAGCTCCGCGTGATCCTCCAGGACGAGCTGCTGGAGCTGACCCAAGCGCTGCGCACGACCACCCTCTTCATCACGCACAGCCTGGAGGAGGCGATCGTCCTCGGCGACCGGGTGCTGGTGATGTCCGCGCGCCCGGGCCGCGTCATCGCCGAGCACCGCCCGCCGTTCCCCCGCCCCCGCACCGGCGACATCCGCGACACCCCCGAATTCACGTCCCTGAAGAGCGAGTTGTGGGACCTGCTGCGCAAGGAGGCGATACCGGCATGACGACGCTCGCCCCCGACCGGGAGTCGGTACTGATCCGCGCCCCAGGCCCGCGGGAACTACATCCCGTACGGACCCACCGCCGCCGAAGGGCCGTTGAACTGTCCCTCGCGGCGGCCGTCCCGCTGCTCCTGATCCTTCTCTGGCAACTGGCCGCCACCCGTTCCTGGATCGACGCCCGCGTCTACCCGGCACCCTCCACGATCTTCGCGGACGGCTGGGACCGGGCGGTGGCGGGCGACCTGTGGCCGGACGTGTGGGCCACCCTGAAACGCGTCCTCGCCGGCTACGGGCTGGGCACGGCGGCGGGATATCTGCTGGGCCTGTTGATGGGTTCCCTCTCCCTGCTCCGAGCAGCCCTGGAGCCCCTCCTGGACGCCTTGTACGTGGTCCCGAAACTCGCCCTGCTCCCGATCTTCCTGAACATGTTCGGCCTGGGCGAGGGCCCCCAGGTGGCCCTGGTGGCGACGACCGTCTTCTTCTTCGTCTGGATCTCGACGATGGCCGCGGTCATGGCGATCCCCTCCGGCCACCGTGACGCCGGCCAGGTCTTCTGTGCCTCGCCCTGGCAGATGTTCCGCCATGTCCTGCTCCCCGCCTCCCTCCCCGCCGTCCTGGTCGGCGCGCGGATCGCGGCGGGCGTGGCGGTCCTGGTGATCGTCGCCTCGGAGCAGATCGCCGCGACGAACGGCCTCGGCCATCTGATCTTCGACTCACGGGCCCTGTTCCAGAACGACGTGATGTTCGTCGGGATCGTGTGCGTGGCCGTGCTCGGTGTCCTCTTCTCCGAACTGGTACGGGTGGTGGGCCGGTTGCTCACCCCGTGGGCACCGCGGGACCGCGGGAGGGGCCAGGCATGAGGAAACGCGGCTGTGCGCTGGCCGCCGCGGCGGCCGTAGTCCTGACGGCAGCGGCCTGTGGCGGATCGCCGTACGACTCGGACACGCGGCCGGGGACCAGTGCGGGCCACCGCACGATCAGCCCGGTGGAGGGCTGTGGCGACTCGGCCCTGACGGACCCCGCCGACCTCTCCCCGACCCGGGAACCCGCCCGCTGCCAGCAGGGCGCCCCACCCGCACGGCCCCTCACCGAGCCGCGCAGACTGACGATCGCCACGGGCACGCTGAGCGCGGAGTACGTAGCACCCCTCCAAGTCACGCTGGACAAGGGAGAGTTCAAGAAGGAGGGCCTGGACGTGACCCTCAAGGTCCTCCCCACACCGGACGCGCTGCCCCTCCTCGCCAAGGGTGACGTCGACGCGGTCTGGGCGGCGCCCGAGGCGGCTGTGATGAACGGCATCCGGGGCGGGTTCGACATCAGGTGGGTCGCGGGGAACTTCTCACCCGACCCGGAGTCGAAGAGCGGCCTGTGGGTGCGGCTGAAGGACGGCGAGACGGCGAACACCGTGTCCATGGCCGGCCGCAGGCTCGGCACGATGATCGGCAAGGGCTCCGTCATCGCGTACCCCATGGAGAAGGCCCTGGAGAAGCACGGCGGCGCCCTCGACAAGATCACCTACCAGCAGCTCGGCTCCGCCGACGTCCTCACGGCCCTCCAGAACGGCGGCGTCGACTCCGCCTGGCTCCTCGACCCGGTGTGGCGCAAGGTCGACGGCGAGCCGGGCTACGCCTTCCTGGGCGGCCAGCCCGCGGGTGAGCCCCTGGGCGGCCTGCTGTACGGCCGCAGCCTGCTCCAGGACGACGTGGACGCCGGCGTGGCATTGCTGCGGGCGTACATCCGCACGGTGAACTCGTACTTCGCCACGGACTACAAACACGATGAGGCCTTCGTCACCTATCTGGCGAAGCTCCTGAAGACCGACAAGGCGATCCTGGCCGCCACCCCGCCCCTGCGCATGGACTGGGAGATCCGCAAGGGCACGACGGACCGCCTCCAGGCGGCGTACAAGGCCCAGGGCGTGACCGAGGGGGCGGCGCTGCCCGAGTCCAGGACGGTGGACCGCTCCTTCTACGAGGAAGCCGTGGGCCAGGCGCCCTGAACACGCCTGATCGCAGCGGAATACACCGAGGGCCGGAACCCTTTCGGATTCCGGCCCTCGGCCTTCAGTAGCGGGGACAGGATTTGAACCTGCGACCTCTGGGTTATGAGCCCAGCGAGCTACCGAGCTGCTCCACCCCGCGTCGATGAACTGAACACTACGTCACGGACAAGAGCAGAGGCAAATCGATATCCGCACGCCCCATGCCGCCCCAGCTGCGGGCGGTCGCGCCGCCGGGGCGGCACGGGTGGGCGCGGCGGCACCCCACGAGCGCGGGCAAGCGAAACCCCGCCCACCTCGGCCCCCGCGCGACCGCACCCGTCACGCCGACAGCTCCTCCCGCAACGCGTCCCGCAACCGCGCCGCCCGCTCCGAGACCTCCCCCGGCCCCAGCGACACCGCCCGATCCGCCCACCGCTGCCCCTCCGCCAGCTCCCCCCGACGCGCGTAGACCAGGGCCAACCGCAACGCCGCCCGCCCGTGCCCCGCGTCGGCGGCCCGTGTCCACCACACGGCGGCCTCCGGCTCGCTCCCCTCGCGAGCCAGCAGCAGCCCCAGATTGAACGCCCCGTTCCGCGACCCCGCCTCCGCCGCCTCCCGGTACCACCGAGCCGCCTCCACGACATCGCCCCGAGCCGCCGCCAGCATGCCCACCCGCACCTGCGCCCGCCGATGCCCCTGAGAGGCCGCCCGCTCGTACCACTCCTCGCACTCGGTCTTGGACTGGTGCACGGACTCGCCCAGCTCGTGCGCGGGCGCGGGCGGCCGCCGAGCGTCCAGCACGGTCGCCAGCCGGTACGCCGCCTCCGCGCTGCCGCCTCCCGCGGCGCACCGCAGATGCCGCTCGGCCTCAGGCTCGTCCCCGTCCCGCAGCCGGGCGATGCCGACCTGGAGCGCGGCCTCGGTGTGCCCGGCGGCGGCGGCACGCTCGTACCAGCGCAGCGCGACGACATCGCCCTCCGCGGTGCCCCGCCCGGCGAAGAGGATCCCGAGGTTGAACGCGGCGTCCACGCTCCCGGCCTCGGCGGCCTTGGAGAACCACGGCTCGGCGCCGGTCGCGTCCCCGACCTGGAGCAGCAGGATCGCCAGCGCGTTCGCCGCCTCGCGGTGCCCGGCGTACGCGGCCCGCCGGTACCACTGCTCGGCCTGGGCGGTCCGCCCCTGCTCGGCGCAGAGCAGCCCGAGGTTGTACGCGCCGTTCACGTCGCCGGCGTCCATCGCGGCCCGGTACCAGCGCTCCGCGGTCTGGGTCTCGCCCCGCTCGGCGTGCAGCGCGCCCAGCGCGTTGGCGGCGTTGCCGTCGCCGTCCTGCGCGGCCCGCAGCCACCACACGGCGGCGCTCTCGGTGTCGCCGGCGTCACGCAGCAGGAAGCCGAGCGCACAGGCGGCCCGGGCGTCGCCGTCCTTGGCGGAGGTCAGGTACCAGCGCCCGGCCTCCTTGAGCTCGCCGCGCTTCTCCAGGATCGCGCCGAGGTGCAGCGCGGCCCGCTGGTGTCCGCGCGCGGCGGCCTGCCGGTACCACTGCTCGGCCTCCGCCGCCTGGGAGACACCGTTGTCAGCCCCGTCGTCCCCCGCGCTCGACGCCTGCCGGTCAAGAGCGCGCGCGAGCCGGTACGCCGCCTCGCGGTGTCCTCGTTCGGCCGCGGCCCGCATCCACTGGTCGGCCGCGGCGTCCCCGCGGTGCTCCAGCAGGTCGGCGAGGGCGTACGCGCCGAGCGCGTGGCCCTGCTCGGCGGACTGCTGGAGCCAGTACTGGGCGGCGGGTTCGTCGCCCCGCTCGCGGTGGTGCCGGCCGAGGGCGTGGGCGGCCGCGGCGGAGCCGGCGACAGCGGCGATCCGCCACCATCCGGCCGCTTCGTCGGCGTAACCGCGCTGGTGGAGAAGGACACCCAGGTTGTTGGCGGCGGCCCGGTCGCCCGCGGCCGTCGCGGCACGCAGCTGGGGCTCGGCTCCGTCGAGATCACCGCGGCGCAGCAGCATGGCCCCGAGGACGCTCATCGCCTCGACGTCGCCGGCTTCCGCGGCGAGGCGCCGACGCACTTCCTCGGCAGCTTCCTCGGCGCCCTCCACCGCCCCGTCGCGATCGGAGGGCTGCACAAATCGCCCTGTCTCGTACAGAGTTGCCTTGTCCCCCATAACATCCATCGTCGCACCACCTGCAACCTGGGTACACCTGGTATACCGCAGCCAGTGAGGTCACTTCAGCGTTTTGTCGACATGCCCACAGAGAGACAAGTCAAACACAGTTCCCCCAACTCCCCACGGCGGCACGTCCATCCCTCCCTGCGGCACACGCGTTCGTAGGCCGTTCGCACATCACGAAGGCCCGGATCCTTGATCAGGATCCGGGCCTTCGTTTTCAGTAGCGGGGACAGGATTTGAACCTGCGACCTCTGGGTTATGAGCCCAGCGAGCTACCGAGCTGCTCCACCCCGCGCCGTTGTGTTGCAACCGTACCACGGCGCGGGGTGGGTCATTCGATCAACAGCTGATCAGCCGCTGGGACTGCTGCTCGGACTCGGACTGGCACTGGACCCGGAGCCTGAACCCGAGCCCGAGCTGGGACTCGCGCTGGGCTTCGGAGTGGTCTTGTCCTCCTTGGACTGCGCGTCCTCGGCCCGCTGGAGCGCGTCCTCCAGATCCTTCTGCGCCACGCCGTACGCCTCCCAGTCGCCCTTCTTCAGGGCTGCCTGGCCGTCCTCGAAGGCCTTCTGGGCGTCGTCCAGCGCCTGTTGGACCGTCGGGTTCTCGGACGTCGGTGGCTTCGTCGTCGTGTCCCCGCCGTCGTCCTCAGGTGGCGTGGTGGTCTGGCCCTCCGCTTCGAAGACCTTGTTCAGAGCCTCGTCGAGGGTGTCCTCGAAGGCGGTGTTGCCGCTGTAGGTCACCAACACCTTCCGCAACAGCGGGTACTTCAGTCCACCACCGCGTACGTAGACGGGCTCCACGTACAGCAGTCCTCCGTCGAGCGGCACCGTCAGCAGGTTGCCGTACTCCACCTTGGAATCACCTCTGTTGAGGAGGCTGATGGTCTCGGCGATGTCCTGTTCGGAGTTGAACTGGCTCTGCACCTGTTTAGGACCTTGGACGGTGGTGTTCGTCGGCAGTTTCAGGATTCTGATCTTGCCGTAGTCACCGGTGCCCGCTTCCGCGTCGACCGACATGAACGCACTGAGATTGTCCCGGCCGTTGGGCGTGAACGTCGTCGTGAGCGAGAACGCCTGCGACGACTGGTCGGGCATCTTCATGCTCAGGTAGTACGGCGGCACCGCGTCGCCCGAGGTGTTGGTCGGGTCGTCCGGCACCTGCCACACCTCGGAGCCGGACAGGAACGTCGTGGCGTCCTTCACGTGGTAGCGGCTGAGCAGCTCGCGCTGGACCTTGAACAGGTCCTGCGGGTAGCGCAGATGGTCCATGAGCGACTGGGAGATCTCGCTCTTGTCCTTCACCGTGCCCGGGAACGCCTTCATCCAGGTCTTCAGGACCGGGTCCTTGGTGTCCCACTGGTAGAGCTTGACCTGACCGGTGTACGCGTCGACGGTCGCCTTCACCGAGTTGCGGATGTAGTTGACCTGGTTCTGCTGGGCCACCACCGCGCGCGAGTTGTTCGTCGCGGTCAGCGAGTCCGCCGTGGTGTCACCGAGGGTCGTACGGGACGAGTACGGATAGCCGTTCGTCGTCGTGTACGCGTCGACGATCCACTGGATCTTGCCGTCCACGACCGCCGGGTAGGCGTCACCGTCGATGGTCAGCCAGGGCGCCACCGCCTCGACGCGCTCCTTGGGCGTGCGGTTGTACAGGATCCGCGAGCCCTCGCCGATCGCGCCGGAGTAGAGGATCTGCGGCTCGCTGAACGCCACCGCGTACGCGGCCCGGTTGATCGGGTTGGAGAGGTTGACCCCGCTGTCGCCGGTGTAGCTGAAGGTCTTCTCGCCGTTGTCGTCGGAGTAGTCGATCTCCTTCTGGGGACCGCCGACGATCGAGTACTCGGTGGTCTTCTCGCCGTAGTAGACCCGCTGCTGGTACGTGCCGAGGTCGCCCTGCGAGGGCAGGTCGGACTCGGTGAAGACCGGGCGGCCCTCGGAGTCGGCGGCGGTGCCCTTGGCGGCGACCACGCCGTAGCCGTGGGTGTAGCGGAAGTGGTCGTTGATCCAGTTGTTCTTCGGAATGCCGGCGAGGTTCAGCTCACGCAGACCGATGACCGTGTCCTGGTCCTTGCCGTCCTTGCTGTAGCGGTCGACGTCCAGGTTGGTCGGGAACGCGTAGTAGTTCCGCATCTGCTGGAGCTGCTGGAACGTCGGCGAGACGATGTTCGGGTCCATCACACGGATGCTGGCCGTGCCGTCGACGTCGTCGCGCAGCTTGGTCTTGTCCGAGGTGGTGGAGTTGCCCTGGTACTCGGTGACCTGCGCGTCGTCGATGCCGTAGGCCTCGCGCGTCGCCTTGAGGTTCTTCTCGACGTACGGCGCTTCCTTGGCCTGCTCGTTCGGCTGGACCTGGAACTTCTGGACGATCGCCGGGTACAGGCCGCCGATGAGGATCGCGGAGAGCACCATCAGACCGAAGCCGATGACCGGCAGCTGCCAGGTGCGCCGCCACAGGGTGGCGAAGAACAGCAGGGCGCAGATGACGGCGATGCAGAACAGGATCGTCTTGGCCGGCAGATACGCGTTCGCGTCGACGTACCTGAGGCCGGTCCAGTTGTCGGTCGCCTTGAAGTCGCTGGACTTGACCGCGAGGCCGTACCGGTCGAGCCAGTACGCCACCGCCTTCAGCGCGACGAAGATGCCGAGCAGCACCGACAGATGCCCGGTCGCGGCGGCCGTGGCCCGCGCGCCCGGGGAGGTGATCCGCAGACCGCCGTACAGGTAGTGGGTCAGCGCGGCGGCGATCACGGACAGGATCGCGGCGGCGAAGCCGAAGCCGAGCAGGAACCGGTACCAGGGCAGGTCGAAGGTGTAGAAGGAGATGTCGAGCTTGAACTGCGGGTCCTTCTCGCCGAAGGACACGCCGTTGACCCACATCAGCCAGGTCCGCCACTGGCTCGACGCCGAGGCGCCCGCGATGAGACCGACCAGCGCGGTGATCCCCAGCAGCAGCCACTTCTTGTACGGCGCGATGCCCATGCGGTAGCGGTCGAGGTTCTGCTGCTCCATCGACATCGCGCTCAGCGGCGGCCGCAGCCGGTGCGCGAGCCAGATGTTGAAGCCGACGGCCAGGGCCATCAGCAGACCGAAGACGAAGAACAGCCCGATCTTGGTCCACAGGGTGGTCGTGAACACGGACGAGTACTTCACCGACCGATACCAGAGCCAGTCGGTCCAGAACCCCGCGAACATGGTGAACGCCATGCCGAGTACGGCAAGGACGCCCAGCGTCATGAGCAGGGTCCGGACACGCCGGGACGGGCGGCCCACTCTCATCCGCGGCCCCGTGGGGCCTCCGCCGCGGTCCGGCATCTGGAAAGCCAAGGTGCGCACCTCGAAGTTCGCTGTTGGTCCGTCAGGCCCGCGTGTTCACGGGCCGTCCGTGGGCCACGTGATCGTAGGCCCTCACCTATGCAACTTACTCACGCTTTACTCGGTTCCCGATTCCGGCCATGAACGAGGCAGGATTGTGACCATGTCCAACACCCCCATGGCGGCGAGCCCCCTGACCCGGGCCGTACTCGAGATCGACGAGTACGTCTCCGGCCTCGGCTGGGACCAGCCCGCTCGCCTTTTCGCCCTCGTAGACACCGCGCGACTGCGGTCCCAGGAACCCGCTCTCGCGGCCCAGCTCGGCCTGGAGGACGGCCAGGCGTCCTCCGCGCTCACCCCGATCGAGCAGGAGGAGATCCCGGCGGGCAAGCCGCTGGACGAGTTCCTCGGCACGATCGCCTGGCCCGACGCGGTCGTCGGCTGCGCCCTGACGGTGGAGCGCCTGATGCTGCCCCCGTCCGCCGAGGCCCAGGTCCCGGAGGACCTGAGCGGCAAGAAGCTCACCCAGTGGGTCGCGAAGCACCCCGACCGCCAGGAGGTCCGGATGACGGTCGCGGTGCTGCGCGACGGCACCCGCGACTCGGCCGTGCGCCTGCGCGAGAAGGA
This DNA window, taken from Streptomyces sp. NBC_00663, encodes the following:
- a CDS encoding PPA1309 family protein; protein product: MSNTPMAASPLTRAVLEIDEYVSGLGWDQPARLFALVDTARLRSQEPALAAQLGLEDGQASSALTPIEQEEIPAGKPLDEFLGTIAWPDAVVGCALTVERLMLPPSAEAQVPEDLSGKKLTQWVAKHPDRQEVRMTVAVLRDGTRDSAVRLREKDSPTEVLTGGALVPGLAEALAATFED
- a CDS encoding UPF0182 family membrane protein: MPDRGGGPTGPRMRVGRPSRRVRTLLMTLGVLAVLGMAFTMFAGFWTDWLWYRSVKYSSVFTTTLWTKIGLFFVFGLLMALAVGFNIWLAHRLRPPLSAMSMEQQNLDRYRMGIAPYKKWLLLGITALVGLIAGASASSQWRTWLMWVNGVSFGEKDPQFKLDISFYTFDLPWYRFLLGFGFAAAILSVIAAALTHYLYGGLRITSPGARATAAATGHLSVLLGIFVALKAVAYWLDRYGLAVKSSDFKATDNWTGLRYVDANAYLPAKTILFCIAVICALLFFATLWRRTWQLPVIGFGLMVLSAILIGGLYPAIVQKFQVQPNEQAKEAPYVEKNLKATREAYGIDDAQVTEYQGNSTTSDKTKLRDDVDGTASIRVMDPNIVSPTFQQLQQMRNYYAFPTNLDVDRYSKDGKDQDTVIGLRELNLAGIPKNNWINDHFRYTHGYGVVAAKGTAADSEGRPVFTESDLPSQGDLGTYQQRVYYGEKTTEYSIVGGPQKEIDYSDDNGEKTFSYTGDSGVNLSNPINRAAYAVAFSEPQILYSGAIGEGSRILYNRTPKERVEAVAPWLTIDGDAYPAVVDGKIQWIVDAYTTTNGYPYSSRTTLGDTTADSLTATNNSRAVVAQQNQVNYIRNSVKATVDAYTGQVKLYQWDTKDPVLKTWMKAFPGTVKDKSEISQSLMDHLRYPQDLFKVQRELLSRYHVKDATTFLSGSEVWQVPDDPTNTSGDAVPPYYLSMKMPDQSSQAFSLTTTFTPNGRDNLSAFMSVDAEAGTGDYGKIRILKLPTNTTVQGPKQVQSQFNSEQDIAETISLLNRGDSKVEYGNLLTVPLDGGLLYVEPVYVRGGGLKYPLLRKVLVTYSGNTAFEDTLDEALNKVFEAEGQTTTPPEDDGGDTTTKPPTSENPTVQQALDDAQKAFEDGQAALKKGDWEAYGVAQKDLEDALQRAEDAQSKEDKTTPKPSASPSSGSGSGSGSSASPSPSSSPSG
- a CDS encoding ABC transporter permease, whose translation is MTTLAPDRESVLIRAPGPRELHPVRTHRRRRAVELSLAAAVPLLLILLWQLAATRSWIDARVYPAPSTIFADGWDRAVAGDLWPDVWATLKRVLAGYGLGTAAGYLLGLLMGSLSLLRAALEPLLDALYVVPKLALLPIFLNMFGLGEGPQVALVATTVFFFVWISTMAAVMAIPSGHRDAGQVFCASPWQMFRHVLLPASLPAVLVGARIAAGVAVLVIVASEQIAATNGLGHLIFDSRALFQNDVMFVGIVCVAVLGVLFSELVRVVGRLLTPWAPRDRGRGQA
- a CDS encoding ABC transporter substrate-binding protein, which produces MRKRGCALAAAAAVVLTAAACGGSPYDSDTRPGTSAGHRTISPVEGCGDSALTDPADLSPTREPARCQQGAPPARPLTEPRRLTIATGTLSAEYVAPLQVTLDKGEFKKEGLDVTLKVLPTPDALPLLAKGDVDAVWAAPEAAVMNGIRGGFDIRWVAGNFSPDPESKSGLWVRLKDGETANTVSMAGRRLGTMIGKGSVIAYPMEKALEKHGGALDKITYQQLGSADVLTALQNGGVDSAWLLDPVWRKVDGEPGYAFLGGQPAGEPLGGLLYGRSLLQDDVDAGVALLRAYIRTVNSYFATDYKHDEAFVTYLAKLLKTDKAILAATPPLRMDWEIRKGTTDRLQAAYKAQGVTEGAALPESRTVDRSFYEEAVGQAP
- a CDS encoding ABC transporter ATP-binding protein, with amino-acid sequence MGEPYPKLHAHDLTRTFGRGPGAVAALGPLNLSVTAGEFVCVVGPSGCGKSTLLRITAGLLRPSTGRLEIRTTPQSDVRLRRVARPAAMIFQDYGIYDWKTVRANVRFGLDIQRVPRPEANARADSWLARMGLAEFADAYPATLSGGMRQRVAIARALAVEPELLLMDEPFAALDAQLRVILQDELLELTQALRTTTLFITHSLEEAIVLGDRVLVMSARPGRVIAEHRPPFPRPRTGDIRDTPEFTSLKSELWDLLRKEAIPA
- a CDS encoding tetratricopeptide repeat protein encodes the protein MDVMGDKATLYETGRFVQPSDRDGAVEGAEEAAEEVRRRLAAEAGDVEAMSVLGAMLLRRGDLDGAEPQLRAATAAGDRAAANNLGVLLHQRGYADEAAGWWRIAAVAGSAAAAHALGRHHRERGDEPAAQYWLQQSAEQGHALGAYALADLLEHRGDAAADQWMRAAAERGHREAAYRLARALDRQASSAGDDGADNGVSQAAEAEQWYRQAAARGHQRAALHLGAILEKRGELKEAGRWYLTSAKDGDARAACALGFLLRDAGDTESAAVWWLRAAQDGDGNAANALGALHAERGETQTAERWYRAAMDAGDVNGAYNLGLLCAEQGRTAQAEQWYRRAAYAGHREAANALAILLLQVGDATGAEPWFSKAAEAGSVDAAFNLGILFAGRGTAEGDVVALRWYERAAAAGHTEAALQVGIARLRDGDEPEAERHLRCAAGGGSAEAAYRLATVLDARRPPAPAHELGESVHQSKTECEEWYERAASQGHRRAQVRVGMLAAARGDVVEAARWYREAAEAGSRNGAFNLGLLLAREGSEPEAAVWWTRAADAGHGRAALRLALVYARRGELAEGQRWADRAVSLGPGEVSERAARLRDALREELSA